The following proteins are encoded in a genomic region of Roseinatronobacter sp. S2:
- a CDS encoding PfkB family carbohydrate kinase — protein sequence MVGISATGLVGIGDNVVDAYLERGEYYPGGNALNVAVLARRAGLVNTGYIGLIGNDAEGAHVRASMIAEGLSDGNLREAIGPNGKAEVTLDAQGDRVFLRSNKGGISRKLSLRMDADDLSLIERLGHVHTSCFSYLEGELSRIRRLVRGLSFDFSTQRAPEYLAQVCPHVTMACFSAADLDDDGCIALIEQVRGFGVSTVAITRGVQDALWMVDGTLFRQSKKAADVVDTMGAGDAFIAAYLASSIQGAAPVVALDAAATFAAKACGWFGAFGHPHPMDVDEEMLV from the coding sequence GTGGTCGGGATTTCAGCTACAGGTTTGGTGGGAATTGGTGACAATGTCGTTGATGCCTATCTGGAACGCGGGGAGTATTATCCGGGCGGTAACGCGTTGAATGTCGCGGTGCTCGCGCGGCGTGCTGGTCTGGTGAATACAGGCTATATCGGACTGATCGGCAATGATGCCGAGGGCGCACATGTTCGTGCCAGCATGATCGCCGAGGGCCTGAGCGATGGCAACCTGCGCGAAGCCATCGGCCCGAATGGCAAGGCAGAGGTCACACTGGATGCACAGGGCGACCGGGTGTTCCTGCGGTCAAACAAGGGGGGCATTAGTCGCAAATTGTCCTTGCGCATGGATGCGGACGATCTGTCCCTGATTGAACGGCTTGGACATGTCCATACCAGTTGCTTCAGCTATCTGGAAGGAGAGCTGTCGCGCATTCGGCGTTTGGTTCGCGGGCTATCCTTCGACTTCTCGACCCAGCGCGCGCCGGAATACCTGGCGCAGGTCTGCCCACATGTGACGATGGCCTGTTTTTCAGCAGCGGATCTTGATGATGACGGATGCATTGCGCTGATCGAACAGGTGCGCGGCTTCGGGGTCAGCACAGTGGCGATCACGCGCGGCGTTCAGGATGCGTTGTGGATGGTGGACGGAACATTATTCCGCCAGTCCAAGAAAGCGGCCGATGTCGTTGATACCATGGGCGCGGGGGATGCGTTTATCGCCGCCTATCTTGCCTCATCGATTCAGGGTGCCGCGCCCGTTGTCGCCTTGGACGCAGCGGCAACCTTTGCGGCCAAGGCCTGTGGCTGGTTCGGGGCATTCGGACATCCGCACCCCATGGATGTGGACGAAGAAATGCTTGTCTGA
- a CDS encoding UTRA domain-containing protein: MHDDHSQTSGATGLVSLQRNDSVPLFTQLKQSLLVAIRDGQFAPGAPLPTETQLCDMYDVSRITVRRAVTELQNEGVLEKRHGKGTFVTVQRIETSLMTLNGFSESYSARGVEHHSQLLEHYEGIADAKLAQALNIVKGAPVLHVKRLISTQTGPLTVDVSQFPAEMFPGLADLLQDDVSIYGLLRSNFDKQVVHVHRSINVKLAGLKETRILACNPGEPLFDMEKIVYDADRRALQRSRLLTPCNRITLTIDV, translated from the coding sequence ATGCACGATGATCACAGCCAAACTTCTGGCGCCACCGGACTGGTCAGCTTGCAGCGAAATGACTCTGTACCGCTGTTCACGCAACTGAAGCAGTCACTGCTGGTCGCAATCCGCGATGGCCAGTTCGCGCCCGGCGCGCCGCTACCTACGGAAACGCAACTATGCGACATGTATGATGTCAGCCGGATCACCGTGCGTCGTGCCGTTACCGAATTGCAGAATGAAGGCGTTCTGGAGAAGCGGCATGGCAAAGGCACATTCGTAACCGTCCAGCGGATTGAGACAAGCCTTATGACGCTGAATGGATTCTCGGAATCCTATTCTGCCAGGGGGGTCGAGCATCACAGCCAGCTATTGGAGCATTATGAAGGCATAGCGGACGCAAAACTGGCGCAGGCGCTGAATATTGTCAAAGGCGCGCCGGTTTTGCATGTGAAGCGCCTTATCTCCACTCAAACCGGGCCGCTTACAGTTGATGTATCGCAGTTCCCGGCAGAGATGTTTCCGGGGTTGGCGGATCTGTTGCAGGATGATGTGTCAATCTATGGCCTGTTACGCAGCAATTTTGACAAACAGGTAGTACATGTCCATCGTTCGATCAATGTAAAGCTGGCTGGTTTGAAAGAAACGCGCATTCTGGCCTGCAACCCCGGAGAGCCGCTGTTCGACATGGAGAAGATTGTCTATGACGCAGACCGTCGGGCGTTGCAGCGGTCCCGCCTGCTGACACCATGCAACCGAATCACATTGACGATTGATGTCTGA